Proteins from one Enoplosus armatus isolate fEnoArm2 chromosome 4, fEnoArm2.hap1, whole genome shotgun sequence genomic window:
- the LOC139284757 gene encoding perforin-1-like, protein MASGLPLLLLVLCTLSVAQSQLKVFNLQASSLPSDLLGIADGYVKVFCGSATLGVTSVRNNNANPWWEDEFTHFKAQQNDVLRLEVYDSDILLDDLLGVCQRQIKLGSHDHNCYLEKGGTLHYTYTLG, encoded by the coding sequence ATGGCCTCCGGTCTTCCTCTACTCCTGTTGGTGCTGTGCACTCTGAGCGTGGCCCAGTCCCAGCTGAAGGTGTTCAACCTGCAGGCCAGCAGCCTTCCCTCTGACTTGTTGGGAATCGCCGACGGCTACGTCAAGGTGTTCTGCGGCTCGGCCACTCTGGGTGTGACGTCCGTCCGTAACAACAACGCCAACCCCTGGTGGGAGGACGAGTTTACCCACTTCAAGGCCCAGCAGAACGACGTGCTGAGGCTCGAGGTTTACGACAGCGACATCCTCCTCGATGACCTGCTGGGCGTCTGCCAGCGTCAGATCAAGCTCGGAAGCCATGACCACAACTGCTACCTGGAGAAAGGGGGCACCCTCCATTACACCTACACCCTCGGCTAG
- the fam151b gene encoding protein FAM151B, translating into MSDQTLEYFLSQSQIKKRDAAEVRWSHAVNSRSRLTEALTGPAHMIEADIIMRGRDPREPIMAHPPDTDSDITLEEWLDSVKAHSKGIKLDFKSLEAVSPSVALLEEVLAEQSRPVWVNADILSGPGGEARPLEPQAFLSAVRTLPAHTVLSLGWTTGWTAGTDNPGYSWDMVHVMEEVCRGLKHPVTFPVRAGLLAQSFPQLTWLLQQSDR; encoded by the exons ATGTCGGACCAGACGCTGGAGTATTTCCTGAGTCAGAGTCAGATAAAGAAGAGGGACGCAGCCGAGGTCAGGTGGTCGCACGCCGTCAACAGCAGGAGCAGGCTGACGGAGGCTCTCACAG GCCCCGCTCATATGATTGAGGCCGACATAATCATGAGGGGTCGTGACCCCAGAGAGCCGATCATGGCACACCCCCCAGACACAGACAGTGACATCACGCTGGAGGAGTGGCTGGACAGCGTGAAGGCGCACAGCAAGGGAATAAAACTAGACTTTAAGAG CCTGGAGGCGGTGTCTCCGTCTGTGGCTCTGCTGGAAGAGGTGCTGGCCGAGCAGAGCCGTCCCGTGTGGGTCAATGCGGACATCCTCTCTGGTCCTGGGGGAGAGGCCAGACCTCTGGAACCTCAGGCTTTCCTTTCTGCTGTGAGAACCCTCCCCGCTCACACTGTGCTGTCTCTTGGGTGGACTACAGGATGGACTGCTGGGACAGATAACCCAG GTTACAGCTGGGATATGGTGCACGTGATGGAGGAGGTATGCAGAGGCCTTAAACATCCGGTCACCTTCCCAGTGCGTGCAGGCCTCTTGGCCCAGTCGTTCCCGCAGCTCACGTggctgctgcagcagtcagaCAGGTGA